The Stieleria maiorica genome includes the window GGAATCGACGATGCCGTCGCGTTGACGGCATCGCTGTTTGACCCTCGTTTAAACGTCTTAGCGGTGACGGCGACCGCCGGAACCGTCACCGCCGAACAAGCGACGTCCAACGCCTGTGCGATCGTCTCCATGCTCGATCCCCCCCGTTATCCACGCATCGGCAAGGCCGTGCCGCCGGAAACCGCTTCCGCGATCGACGATTTGTTCCTCAACGGCGTCTGCGGGCTGGGGGAACTGACTATCGGCCAAACCCAACGCCAACACCTGCCGACCAGCGAGAAGGTGATCGCCGAACTCGCACGGCAACATCCCGGCGAAATCACGCTGGTGTGCTTGGGACCGCTGACCAACTTGGCACGCCTGTATCGGCGAGACCCGGCGGCCGTCAACCTGCTGGACAAAGTCGTGATCAGCGGCGGCGCGGTGAACGTCGCCGGAAACGCCAGCAGCGTGGCCGAGTTCAACCTGTTTTTCGATCCCGCCGCCGCCAGCGAGGTCTTTGCCTCACCGACGACCAAAAGCCTGCTGCCGTTGGATGTCACCGGCCAAGTCGAATTCGGCGTCGACCTGCTGGAGCAGTTACCGTCCAAACAATCGCGGGCCGGCGAGTTGCTGCACCAGATCCTGCCGTTTGCATTCCGTACCGCCCATCAACGACTCGGACGTGAACTGGTGCCACTGATTGACGCGGCGACGATTGCCGCGGTCGTCGAACCAGAACTGTTCGACTGGACGGAGATGGCCGGAAAGGTCGAAACGCAAGGCTTGCTCACCCGCGGGATGTCGGTGTTCGACCAACGCCTGCGACCCGAATGGCATGCCAATATGGAAGTCGCCCTGTCGGCAGACATTGACGAGGTCAAAGGGCTCGTCCGTCGAAGTTTGCGCTATGCCGGGCAGAAGTCGTAGTGTCTTGCCCGAGGTAGCTACCTTAATCACCACGTGCAGCCAGAGGCGGAGCCCGGGCAGATTCCCGCCCCCGGGCCGAGCCCGGGAACGAGGCATGAAACGCGGGATCTCGGAAGAGAACGGCTTGCTTCCACTCAGACGCCTCGTCGGCGCCCGCCGCCCTACCAGTTGTAATCGAATCCGATGTAGGCACCGTGCAGGATCAGACAGTCGTCGGCACGCACCGCCCCGGCCGTCGCGGCGGAGGTGTATTGGGTCGGCATTTGCCCCACCGCGGTTGCGACGCCGCAAGCCGCCAGCACGCGATAGCCGCCGTTGACGCTCCAGCAGTTGCTGATCCGGTACCCCAGTCCGAGGTCCAGTTCGCCGAGTCCGGCCAGCGAGATGTCCGATTGCCGCGTGTAGAGGTCTCCGGCACCGGCACCTTGCGAGTTGGTGTAAGCCGTCGCGGTGGTGGTCGTGATGCTGTGAAAGAATTCGGCATCGTTTCCGTAGATGCCGATCTTGCCGCCCAGATTCAGCATCGCACGACTGCCCATGCAATAGCTCAGACGCGACCCGAACTGATAACCGAACAGATTGTTCTCGACGATCGACTTGTAGTACAGGTCGTTCGCCCCGTAGCCGGTCATGCCGTCGACATCACCGCCGATTTCAAGCTCGTCTTCCAGTTGGAACCAGCGGAACCCGTGGGAGTTTTGAATCCGCAGTCGTCCACCGGCGGCTCGTGCGAGCGGACCGATCGCACCGCCGCACGCTTTCCCGTTGCAGCCGAACAGACCGCAACTTCCCCAAGGCGCCGCAGGACTGCAAGAACCCAGCCGTCGCGCCCCCATCAGTCCGAACCCGACCAGGTTGACCTCCAGGCTTTGGATCCTCAAGTCGCGGATCACCTGGATACTCGCCGCGTTCATGTCGTAGTCGTCGTAGACCGTGGTCGCACCGGCGCCGCGATTGATCGACGCGGTTTGGAGCGCGGGATTGATCAACCGCAAACCCGCACCGCTGTCGGGCACTTGGCGACACAGACATTCCGGATCCCACAACATGTACTCGACATCGACGGCGTACTGTCCGCATCCGAAGTAACGGCCGGCGTGCACGTCAAAGCTGGTGTCGTCATTCGGCTCCAGGTCGCGGTTTCGCAGCAAGACCATGCTGCTGTCGTCGGTGACCAGCGGGGTGCTGTCGCTGCCGGCGATATTCCAGAACATCAAGCTTGACCCGCCGAACCACGGAGCGATCGGTCGCGGACCTGGCGCGGGCGCCGTCGCGCAGGTTCCACACGATGAACCCTGCCATGGCGACGCCGCCGCGGCAGCATAGGGGCTGGCACACGACGGGGCGTCACAGGGTTGCCCGTGCGATGCGACCGGCCCAGGTGAGGCGATCGGCCCGTGGGCATGCACCGGGGCGACCGTCGGCGCCGCGTGCCCCGGCTGGTGGTAATGGGCTTGTGGAGCCATCCCCGGCGCCGGCGGCATCACCTGTTGCTGCGGCACGATCGGTTGCCGCGGCACGACCGGTGCCGGCGGCATGGTCGGGACCGGCGGATAAACTCGATTGCCTTCGGGGACGGGCAATTCCTCAATGGTGTTTTGCGCCGCAGCCGACTGCACCGTCGCGCCGAAAGGCATCGCCGTTTGGGCCGGCGATGCAGACTGGATCGGCGCTGCGGGATGTCGAAAATTATTCCATCGAGCAGGCGGTTGATAGGTGCCGTTGGCGGCGTAGCCCGAATCGAATGCGGCACAGTCGATAGCAGCGAGGCCGCCGAGACTGAACCCGAGTACGAGTGCGAAGTGTCGCATCAAATGAGTTCTCACTGTCCTAACTCCTTTATCCTTTTTTCGTCGCTTCCTGCTCAGATGACTGTCAGTCGAGAAAACGAGGGCGGCTTCGTCGCAATCGGCTCGGCGAACCTCGCTGTCGGTCCTTCATCGACCCGGGCGACGTGATTTCGCCGCAACGGTCGACGGATTTTGCGGCGGGATGCTGGGGCGCAGACTCGCAATCGTGTTTGCCCTGACGCATCGAGAAAACCGTCTGTGTTTGGCTAAACGCAAGCGATGGGGCAGCCGTCAATCAGAACGTGGACGTGACGATGCTCACAATCCGAACAATCGCTCGGCGTCGATCACGGTGTCTTGCTTGGGCAAACGAGACCAGTCGAAGCGGTCGATCAGGTCCGCGGCTTTTTGAGGTTCTGCCGTGTCGGTCAACCCCAGCGAGTGTGCCGCCCAACCGACGATGGCTTCGGCAGCCACCCCGCATTCGCGATAATGGCTCAACCGGGTATCCCCGTGACGCTTGGCCAACCGCCGGCCGTCGACTCCCCGGACCAAAGGCACGTGGGCGTAGCGTGGCGGCCGACATCCCAGATGGCGATAGAGTTCCAATTGGCGAAACGTGCTGGCGACCAGGTCGTTGCCGCGAATGACCCAGTCCACGTTTTGACACATGTCATCCACCACGACGGCCAATTGATACGAAACTTGATCGTTCTTGGTGGTGATCGGGAAATCACCCAACTCCCGCGCCGGGTTACATTGTTGGCGGCCAAGCACCTGATCATCAAACACCAACGTTTCGTCGCTGACACGCAACCGCCAACAATGCAGCTGCGGCGGAATCGGGGCTCCGTCGCGATACCCCGCACAGGTTCCCGGATAGACCGGGCCCTCACCTTGAAACCGACTTTCATGCGGCGCCGACAACGCCTCGGCGATGTCCTTGCGCGAACAGACACAGGGATAGGCAAGGTTTCGCCCACCGGTGATCGTCGCGAGCGTTTGCCGATAGCGCGGTTGGTGCTCGGTTTGCAGCGTCGGCGGACCGTCCCAATCGATGCCCAACCAGCGGATGTCCTCGATCGCCTGCTTGATCGCCCAGTCCTTGACGCGGGGCGAATCCAGGTCGTCGATTCGAAAGACCAATTCTCCTCCGCACTGACGCGCCGCCCAATAGGCGATCAAGTGGGTTCGCGCATTGCCCAGGTGCTGCGCCCCGGTCGGTGACGGAGCAAGCCGGGTGCGCATCACGACTGCGCGGCGATCATGTTGGCCATGCTCTGTCGCGCAATCGCTTCGGCCCCCAACGAGTAATCGAAGACCTCGACGCTGGTCCAGCCGACGTATCCGACTTCTTTAACGGCCTCAAAGATCGGTCGAAAGTCGACGTCGCCCATGCCCGGTCCCAACAAATTGGGATCGTTGGCATGAAAGTGCATCATCACGTCGGCGTTGTCGCGAATGATCTGGGGAACCGGAGTCGGTTCGTCACTCATCGCTTTGACGTCCAAGTGCAGCCCCACCTGCGGGCTGTCGATCCGATTCATCAGGTCGCGACCGGCTGCGGCGGTGTTAAGAAAATTGCCCTCACCCCGCCCCAACGGCTCGATCGCGATTCGGACCCCGCACTCATTGAGCGTCGGCACGACCGCACGCAAACAATCTGCCGCTGCGTCCATCGCCTGTTCTTCGGTTTGAGAGGGCGGAAAATTACGTTGCTGGGGCGATCCCAACACCATCACATCGCCACCCAGATCACGGCACAACCGGGCGAGTTCGCAGAAGTAGTCGCTCGTTTTCCGGCGGACCGCTTCGTCCAACGTCGTCAGATGAAACCCTTCCGTTTTGGCCAACAACCAGTGCAACCCGATGATTTCCAGCCCCGCAACGGCCACCGCATCGCGATAGGCGGCGCGCTGGTCGGCGGTGAATTGTGTCACGTCGTCGGTGAGCATGAACGGGGCCACTTCCCAGCCGGTGTAGCCCGCCTGGCGAGCGATTTGAAGTGCTTGGTCCAGTGGCATCTCGCCGAAGGTCTCGTTACAAATGGCGTACTTCACGGGCAAAGTTTCTGTTCGGGTTGCGGTTTTTTCCATCGAACCGTCAGAATAACAGTCGGAGGATCGGTCCGCACGGGCCCACAGACACCTGACCTGCGATTCGGCCAACGGGACCGTCCCGCTTAGGACGTCCAACGGGAGATCCGCTCGCCCTGGCACACCCAATCGCCACAGCCCCCATCGCGTGGAAACCTTGCAACCGCTGACATCAACCGATTACACCGGGCCGGCAGGTCGGCGCGGATGGTTGCTGCGGATCGCTGCGGCGATCGCGGCAGTCGTGCTGGTCGGATTGTTGGCGACCGCAGCGGCCCTGCAGCCCGATTCGGCCGGGTTGGGCACGCATCATCAACTCGGACTGCCCCCGTGCAGCATACGCGTGCTGTTCGGAATCCGCTGTCCCAGTTGCGGGATGACGACGTCGTGGGCGCACATGATGGAGGGAGAGTTTCGCGCCGCGGCCGCCGCCAACCTGGGCGGTTTGTTGTTGGCGATTTACGCGCTCTGCGGTCTGGGCACGCTGCTGCAAATCGTCCGGCAGGGAAAAATCCCATCGGAGCGCACGATCCGGCGCTACACGATTGCATTGATCGCCATCGCCCTGGTTACGCTGGCCGATTGGGGCATGCGGGTGTTGGGGTAGAGGACGATCATCGATCTTCTTTGTTAGCCCAGAAGGCTGCTTCACGATGCTGCGGAACTCATTCCGCAGC containing:
- a CDS encoding nucleoside hydrolase, whose protein sequence is MTRKIIIDTDPGIDDAVALTASLFDPRLNVLAVTATAGTVTAEQATSNACAIVSMLDPPRYPRIGKAVPPETASAIDDLFLNGVCGLGELTIGQTQRQHLPTSEKVIAELARQHPGEITLVCLGPLTNLARLYRRDPAAVNLLDKVVISGGAVNVAGNASSVAEFNLFFDPAAASEVFASPTTKSLLPLDVTGQVEFGVDLLEQLPSKQSRAGELLHQILPFAFRTAHQRLGRELVPLIDAATIAAVVEPELFDWTEMAGKVETQGLLTRGMSVFDQRLRPEWHANMEVALSADIDEVKGLVRRSLRYAGQKS
- a CDS encoding BBP7 family outer membrane beta-barrel protein, whose product is MRTHLMRHFALVLGFSLGGLAAIDCAAFDSGYAANGTYQPPARWNNFRHPAAPIQSASPAQTAMPFGATVQSAAAQNTIEELPVPEGNRVYPPVPTMPPAPVVPRQPIVPQQQVMPPAPGMAPQAHYHQPGHAAPTVAPVHAHGPIASPGPVASHGQPCDAPSCASPYAAAAASPWQGSSCGTCATAPAPGPRPIAPWFGGSSLMFWNIAGSDSTPLVTDDSSMVLLRNRDLEPNDDTSFDVHAGRYFGCGQYAVDVEYMLWDPECLCRQVPDSGAGLRLINPALQTASINRGAGATTVYDDYDMNAASIQVIRDLRIQSLEVNLVGFGLMGARRLGSCSPAAPWGSCGLFGCNGKACGGAIGPLARAAGGRLRIQNSHGFRWFQLEDELEIGGDVDGMTGYGANDLYYKSIVENNLFGYQFGSRLSYCMGSRAMLNLGGKIGIYGNDAEFFHSITTTTATAYTNSQGAGAGDLYTRQSDISLAGLGELDLGLGYRISNCWSVNGGYRVLAACGVATAVGQMPTQYTSAATAGAVRADDCLILHGAYIGFDYNW
- a CDS encoding glutamate--tRNA ligase family protein translates to MRTRLAPSPTGAQHLGNARTHLIAYWAARQCGGELVFRIDDLDSPRVKDWAIKQAIEDIRWLGIDWDGPPTLQTEHQPRYRQTLATITGGRNLAYPCVCSRKDIAEALSAPHESRFQGEGPVYPGTCAGYRDGAPIPPQLHCWRLRVSDETLVFDDQVLGRQQCNPARELGDFPITTKNDQVSYQLAVVVDDMCQNVDWVIRGNDLVASTFRQLELYRHLGCRPPRYAHVPLVRGVDGRRLAKRHGDTRLSHYRECGVAAEAIVGWAAHSLGLTDTAEPQKAADLIDRFDWSRLPKQDTVIDAERLFGL
- a CDS encoding sugar phosphate isomerase/epimerase family protein: MKYAICNETFGEMPLDQALQIARQAGYTGWEVAPFMLTDDVTQFTADQRAAYRDAVAVAGLEIIGLHWLLAKTEGFHLTTLDEAVRRKTSDYFCELARLCRDLGGDVMVLGSPQQRNFPPSQTEEQAMDAAADCLRAVVPTLNECGVRIAIEPLGRGEGNFLNTAAAGRDLMNRIDSPQVGLHLDVKAMSDEPTPVPQIIRDNADVMMHFHANDPNLLGPGMGDVDFRPIFEAVKEVGYVGWTSVEVFDYSLGAEAIARQSMANMIAAQS
- a CDS encoding DUF2752 domain-containing protein; amino-acid sequence: METLQPLTSTDYTGPAGRRGWLLRIAAAIAAVVLVGLLATAAALQPDSAGLGTHHQLGLPPCSIRVLFGIRCPSCGMTTSWAHMMEGEFRAAAAANLGGLLLAIYALCGLGTLLQIVRQGKIPSERTIRRYTIALIAIALVTLADWGMRVLG